A window of the Sporosarcina sp. FSL K6-2383 genome harbors these coding sequences:
- the mraZ gene encoding division/cell wall cluster transcriptional repressor MraZ, translated as MFMGEYQHTIDTKGRLIVPSKFREHLGDGFVLTRGLDNCLFGYPMDEWQRLEEKLKAMPVTKKDARAFTRFFFSGATEVELDKQGRINIPSSLLQYAKVEKDCVVLGVSGRIEIWAKPLWDAYYVESEQSFNDIAENIIDFDF; from the coding sequence ATGTTCATGGGCGAATATCAGCATACTATTGATACAAAAGGTCGTCTGATTGTTCCCTCAAAGTTTCGGGAACATCTTGGCGATGGATTTGTGTTGACTCGCGGCTTGGATAACTGTCTCTTCGGTTACCCTATGGATGAATGGCAACGTCTTGAAGAGAAATTAAAAGCAATGCCTGTTACGAAAAAGGATGCACGCGCATTTACTCGTTTTTTCTTTTCTGGAGCAACGGAAGTTGAATTGGACAAGCAAGGACGTATCAATATCCCATCATCATTGCTGCAATATGCGAAAGTTGAAAAGGACTGCGTCGTCCTCGGCGTTTCAGGAAGAATTGAAATTTGGGCAAAACCATTATGGGATGCTTATTACGTTGAGTCTGAACAATCTTTCAATGACATCGCAGAAAACATTATTGACTTTGATTTCTAA
- a CDS encoding acyl-CoA carboxylase subunit beta: MTAYNEKLEAKLQGIFAGGHQKYHDKLKEQNKLFVRDRLALLFDDGEYTEDGRFANCEAGDLPADGVVTAMGKVDGQTVCVMANDSTVKAGSWGARTVEKIIRIQEIAEKNRVPMLYLVDSAGARITDQLDMFPNRRGAGKIFHNQVRLSGFIPQICILFGPSAAGGAYIPAFCDVVIMVDGNASMYLGSPRMAEKVIGEKVTLEEMGGARMHCSVSGCGDVLAANEEEAIAEARRYLAYFPSNFTEKPALRSTVEAKAGRTLEAIIPENQNAPFDMYEAIDALVDEGSFFDIKKLFAPELITGFARIEGQPVGIVANQPKVKGGVLFVDSADKATKFITLCDAFSIPLLFLADVPGFMIGTKVERAGIIRHGAKLIMAMSSATVPKISVIVRKAYGAGLYAMAGPAFEPDVCIALPTAQIAVMGPEAAVNAVYSNKIEAIEDPKERLAFVQEKHQEYKEEIDIYKLASELIIDEIVAPSSLRNVLAERFRFYSSKDIAQPPRKHPVYPV; the protein is encoded by the coding sequence ATGACTGCTTATAATGAAAAACTGGAAGCAAAGCTACAGGGGATTTTTGCGGGTGGCCATCAAAAATATCATGACAAATTGAAAGAACAAAACAAGCTTTTTGTTCGTGATCGACTGGCATTATTGTTTGATGATGGAGAGTACACAGAGGATGGCAGATTCGCTAACTGTGAAGCGGGGGACTTACCAGCTGATGGCGTCGTCACGGCAATGGGGAAAGTAGACGGTCAGACCGTTTGCGTTATGGCAAATGATTCGACAGTAAAAGCGGGTTCTTGGGGAGCGCGTACTGTTGAGAAAATTATTCGTATCCAGGAGATTGCAGAGAAAAATCGTGTGCCGATGCTCTATCTTGTCGATTCTGCAGGAGCGCGTATTACAGACCAGTTAGACATGTTCCCGAATCGACGTGGGGCAGGGAAAATATTCCATAACCAGGTAAGGTTATCTGGATTTATCCCGCAGATTTGTATTTTGTTTGGACCTTCAGCCGCAGGTGGTGCGTATATTCCTGCTTTTTGCGATGTTGTCATTATGGTGGATGGCAATGCATCGATGTATTTAGGATCACCACGTATGGCTGAGAAAGTGATTGGGGAAAAAGTGACGCTTGAGGAAATGGGCGGCGCACGGATGCATTGTTCGGTTAGTGGTTGCGGAGATGTGCTAGCAGCTAATGAAGAAGAGGCTATTGCGGAAGCTCGCCGGTATTTAGCGTACTTCCCTTCGAACTTTACAGAGAAGCCTGCACTCCGGAGTACGGTGGAGGCGAAAGCCGGTAGGACGCTTGAAGCAATCATTCCGGAAAATCAAAATGCACCATTCGATATGTATGAAGCGATTGATGCTTTGGTTGACGAAGGCAGTTTCTTTGATATTAAAAAGCTGTTCGCCCCTGAATTGATTACTGGTTTTGCGCGTATCGAAGGGCAACCCGTCGGCATTGTAGCGAACCAACCTAAAGTCAAAGGTGGCGTGTTATTCGTTGACTCGGCAGACAAGGCGACGAAATTCATTACGCTTTGTGATGCGTTTTCGATTCCGCTACTGTTCCTTGCAGATGTACCCGGCTTCATGATCGGTACGAAAGTGGAGCGTGCAGGCATTATTCGTCATGGTGCCAAGCTAATTATGGCGATGAGTTCCGCGACAGTACCGAAAATTTCCGTTATCGTTCGAAAAGCTTATGGAGCAGGTCTTTATGCAATGGCAGGGCCAGCGTTTGAGCCGGACGTTTGCATTGCGTTACCAACAGCTCAAATTGCTGTCATGGGACCAGAAGCAGCTGTCAATGCCGTCTATTCGAATAAAATCGAAGCGATTGAAGATCCAAAAGAGCGACTGGCATTTGTTCAAGAAAAGCATCAGGAATACAAAGAGGAAATCGATATTTATAAATTGGCCTCTGAATTGATTATTGATGAAATTGTCGCACCGTCAAGCTTGAGAAATGTGTTGGCAGAGCGATTCCGTTTCTATAGCTCAAAAGATATTGCACAGCCACCGAGAAAACACCCGGTATATCCTGTATAA
- the rsmH gene encoding 16S rRNA (cytosine(1402)-N(4))-methyltransferase RsmH, translating to MFNHTTVLLHEAVEGLDIKSDGIYVDCTLGGAGHSKEIAKKLSAQGRLICFDQDTTAIEVAKERLKEYLPQVTFVHSNFRNLKSELAKIGVTSVDGILYDLGVSSPQLDTPERGFSYNHDAPLDMRMNMEASLTAYDVVNDWAFEDLVRIFFRYGEEKFSKSIVRKIEAAREQAPIRTTAELAELIKAGIPAAKRRTGGHPAKRVFQAIRIAVNDELGAAEESLVDAITLLNPGGRISVITFHSLEDRLCKTIFKEASSYPDLPPNLPVIPEGMEPILKLVTRKPIVPNDQEIEANKRARSAKLRVAEKK from the coding sequence ATGTTTAACCATACTACAGTATTACTTCACGAAGCCGTCGAAGGTTTGGATATAAAAAGCGATGGAATTTACGTGGACTGTACGCTCGGAGGGGCGGGTCACAGTAAAGAAATCGCGAAGAAATTATCAGCGCAAGGTAGATTGATTTGTTTCGATCAGGATACAACAGCGATTGAGGTGGCTAAAGAGCGCTTGAAAGAATATCTTCCTCAAGTGACGTTTGTCCATTCGAATTTTAGAAACCTGAAATCGGAATTGGCTAAAATTGGCGTCACATCTGTCGACGGAATACTGTATGATTTAGGCGTGTCATCACCACAACTCGATACACCAGAACGTGGATTTAGTTATAATCATGATGCTCCACTCGATATGCGCATGAATATGGAGGCATCGTTAACAGCATATGACGTTGTCAATGACTGGGCATTTGAAGATCTTGTACGCATTTTCTTCCGTTACGGTGAAGAGAAGTTTTCAAAGAGCATTGTTCGGAAAATAGAGGCAGCGCGTGAGCAAGCTCCAATCCGCACAACTGCTGAACTCGCTGAACTAATTAAGGCGGGCATTCCAGCGGCTAAAAGACGGACAGGCGGTCATCCGGCGAAAAGGGTGTTCCAGGCAATCCGTATTGCCGTCAATGATGAACTTGGCGCAGCCGAGGAGTCATTAGTCGATGCGATTACATTATTAAATCCAGGGGGACGCATTAGTGTCATTACCTTCCATTCACTAGAGGATCGACTCTGTAAAACGATTTTCAAAGAGGCATCTTCTTACCCGGATTTGCCACCTAACTTGCCCGTTATTCCAGAGGGCATGGAGCCGATATTAAAGCTTGTGACAAGAAAGCCAATTGTACCGAATGATCAAGAAATAGAAGCGAATAAGCGTGCAAGATCCGCTAAGCTAAGAGTCGCTGAAAAAAAGTAA
- the bshC gene encoding bacillithiol biosynthesis cysteine-adding enzyme BshC: MKLKVLALQGNNKVMQAYTNDKEFLHTYFDYGHEEESSYVDRLAELATRPFERRQLAEAVRTFMEPFGISANADKHMKELAENAVAVIGGQQAGLLTGPLYSVHKAITVILLARKKRAALGIPVVPVFWVAGEDHDLNEINHTYTELNGRAVKQQYREKFVLKLMASDATYDSVQMTSFVKGVFGKFGETSYTKDLLDEVLEAAQQEKTFTQFFVRLMNGLFRDEGLLFIDSAYKPLRQLETNYFVQLIEQSEQLAEKIMQKEENYTAQGFEPPIGAERDAANLFYVHETGRVLLSRKDGYFVNDSTGLRFTTADMLEIAQKQPWLLSNNVATRPIMQDLVFPVLAFVGGPGEIAYWAVLKEAFHHLGLKMPIIVPRMSITLVSPQVKQVLDKKSFTVEDAMSGQVFTAKEHFIESLRDEDFNAALDDTEKMLNSQYEQIAQLSAEQGTMMQELIQKNLQFHTKQLKYLKDKAEDALLLKHVVAIRQFDIVEGELFPEASLQERLYTPYSYLNSYGPTLIKDLLQLPFEMDGKHKIVYL; the protein is encoded by the coding sequence ATGAAATTGAAAGTTTTAGCATTACAAGGGAACAACAAAGTAATGCAGGCATATACTAATGATAAAGAATTTTTACATACTTATTTTGATTATGGTCATGAGGAAGAAAGTTCGTATGTTGACAGGCTGGCAGAGCTTGCAACTCGTCCTTTTGAAAGACGTCAATTAGCAGAGGCAGTTCGTACATTCATGGAGCCTTTTGGTATATCTGCCAATGCAGACAAGCATATGAAAGAGTTGGCAGAAAATGCAGTTGCCGTTATTGGTGGCCAACAGGCTGGCCTTTTGACAGGGCCGCTTTACTCTGTCCACAAAGCAATTACAGTCATTTTGCTTGCAAGAAAAAAACGTGCGGCGTTAGGTATTCCTGTCGTTCCAGTCTTTTGGGTTGCTGGAGAAGATCATGATTTGAATGAAATTAATCATACGTATACGGAATTGAATGGCCGTGCAGTGAAGCAGCAATACCGTGAGAAATTTGTTCTCAAGCTCATGGCATCAGATGCTACGTATGACAGTGTGCAAATGACTTCATTCGTCAAAGGTGTTTTTGGTAAATTTGGTGAAACTTCGTATACGAAAGACTTGTTGGATGAAGTGCTGGAAGCGGCACAGCAGGAAAAGACCTTCACGCAATTTTTCGTCCGACTTATGAATGGACTGTTCCGAGATGAAGGTTTATTATTCATCGATTCGGCATATAAACCGTTACGCCAACTAGAAACGAACTATTTTGTTCAATTAATCGAACAGTCCGAGCAGCTTGCAGAAAAAATCATGCAAAAGGAAGAAAACTATACAGCACAAGGATTTGAGCCTCCAATCGGTGCAGAAAGAGATGCAGCAAACTTATTTTACGTCCATGAGACGGGACGTGTTCTGCTATCAAGAAAAGATGGTTATTTTGTCAATGACAGCACGGGTCTACGATTTACGACAGCTGACATGCTCGAAATTGCGCAAAAACAACCATGGCTTCTGAGCAATAATGTTGCAACAAGGCCGATTATGCAGGATTTGGTGTTCCCAGTACTTGCTTTTGTTGGAGGTCCAGGGGAAATTGCTTATTGGGCAGTGTTAAAAGAAGCTTTTCATCATTTAGGTTTGAAAATGCCAATTATCGTTCCACGGATGTCCATCACACTTGTTAGTCCACAAGTGAAGCAGGTGTTAGACAAAAAATCCTTCACAGTTGAAGATGCTATGTCTGGCCAGGTGTTTACTGCGAAGGAGCATTTTATCGAGTCATTACGCGATGAGGATTTCAATGCAGCGTTGGATGACACTGAGAAGATGCTGAATAGCCAATACGAACAAATTGCGCAGCTGTCAGCAGAGCAAGGAACGATGATGCAGGAGCTCATACAAAAAAACCTCCAGTTCCATACAAAGCAACTGAAGTATTTGAAGGATAAAGCCGAGGATGCACTGTTGTTAAAACATGTTGTCGCTATTCGTCAATTCGACATAGTTGAAGGCGAGTTGTTCCCTGAAGCATCATTGCAGGAGCGTCTCTATACACCCTATTCATATTTGAATAGCTATGGACCAACACTTATCAAGGATCTTTTACAATTGCCTTTTGAAATGGACGGCAAGCATAAAATCGTCTATCTTTAA
- a CDS encoding DUF3397 family protein, whose amino-acid sequence MGVITTIFGGLLLFPYVVTLIFLIVMRKRGRAPSSVIGLAADITTPVLFITVYIIFRTIIGEGAGVYIVGVALLIAIVSVVLERMKVKEFQITRLLRKTWRLYFLVLTVSYILLMLIGIIMKVIEYMT is encoded by the coding sequence ATGGGAGTCATTACAACGATATTTGGGGGACTATTGTTGTTCCCGTATGTCGTCACGCTCATCTTCCTTATTGTTATGAGAAAGAGAGGAAGGGCGCCGTCATCGGTTATCGGTCTTGCTGCTGATATAACAACTCCCGTTCTATTTATAACCGTGTATATCATTTTTCGGACGATTATCGGAGAAGGAGCAGGTGTCTATATAGTTGGAGTTGCTTTGCTCATTGCAATCGTTAGCGTCGTCCTAGAAAGAATGAAAGTAAAAGAATTTCAAATTACACGTCTGCTCCGAAAAACATGGCGCTTATATTTTCTCGTTTTAACAGTAAGCTATATCCTTTTGATGCTTATCGGTATAATCATGAAGGTCATCGAGTACATGACTTGA
- a CDS encoding 2-dehydropantoate 2-reductase, whose protein sequence is MNIVIAGAGSIGLLLGSFLAEAGMAVTFYVRREEQAQLIRDEGIQRINQDGTASVYDVRATTDIRLLASPALWIVAVKYAGIPDLLAELQRGEVKNPILFVQNGIGHMTLVEKTDLPHIAFATVEHGARRVDNRTVNHNGVGMLTIAPFRGGKQLFDSVGQAHSEKFPVRYHVDAEQIMMRKVFINCMINPLTAILKVENGELLTNDYCRQLFDTLFDELITAFPEMAEVLTYEAVVEVCRKTARNQSSMLADCLAARPMEIDTIVTAVLRKAKERHKSLPFLTMLETMLYAINQRGEGM, encoded by the coding sequence ATGAACATAGTCATTGCAGGTGCAGGTTCAATTGGTCTGCTACTAGGATCGTTTTTGGCTGAAGCGGGAATGGCAGTAACATTTTATGTAAGAAGGGAAGAACAAGCGCAACTTATTCGAGACGAGGGGATTCAACGCATCAACCAGGATGGAACAGCGAGTGTTTACGATGTACGGGCAACGACGGACATCCGCCTGCTGGCGTCGCCTGCATTGTGGATTGTAGCTGTCAAATATGCAGGTATTCCTGATCTCCTTGCCGAACTGCAGCGAGGGGAAGTAAAAAACCCAATATTATTTGTTCAAAATGGCATCGGTCATATGACGTTAGTAGAGAAAACCGATTTACCGCATATCGCTTTCGCCACGGTGGAGCATGGAGCGCGCAGGGTGGATAATCGAACGGTTAATCATAATGGGGTGGGGATGCTAACAATTGCTCCATTTAGAGGGGGGAAGCAGTTATTTGACAGCGTTGGACAAGCGCATTCAGAAAAATTTCCTGTTCGTTATCATGTGGATGCTGAACAAATAATGATGCGTAAAGTTTTCATTAACTGTATGATTAACCCATTAACAGCTATTTTAAAAGTGGAAAATGGTGAATTGCTTACAAATGACTATTGCCGGCAACTATTTGATACTTTGTTTGATGAACTAATCACTGCGTTTCCGGAAATGGCAGAGGTTTTAACATACGAAGCTGTGGTGGAGGTATGCAGAAAGACGGCGCGTAATCAGTCATCGATGTTGGCAGATTGTTTGGCAGCCCGTCCGATGGAAATCGATACGATTGTCACGGCTGTCCTTCGTAAAGCAAAAGAACGTCATAAATCATTACCTTTTTTGACAATGCTTGAAACGATGCTCTATGCAATAAATCAGCGAGGGGAGGGAATGTGA